A region from the Pseudomonas sp. Teo4 genome encodes:
- the fba gene encoding class II fructose-bisphosphate aldolase (catalyzes the reversible aldol condensation of dihydroxyacetonephosphate and glyceraldehyde 3-phosphate in the Calvin cycle, glycolysis, and/or gluconeogenesis) — protein sequence MALISMRQMLDHAAEFGYGVPAFNVNNLEQMRAIMEAADKTDSPVIVQASAGARKYAGAPFLRHLILAAIEEFPHIPVCMHQDHGTSPDVCQRSIQLGFSSVMMDGSLGEDGKTPTDYEYNVRVTQQTVAMAHACGVSVEGELGCLGSLETGMAGEEDGIGAEGVLDHSQMLTDPEEAADFVKKTQVDALAIAIGTSHGAYKFTKPPTGDVLAIDRIKEIHKRIPNTHLVMHGSSSVPQEWLAIINQYGGDIKETYGVPVEEIVEGIKHGVRKVNIDTDLRLASTGAMRRLMAQNPSEFDPRKFFGETVKAMRDVCIARYEAFGTAGNASKIKPISLEGMFQRYLKGELAAKVN from the coding sequence ATGGCACTCATTAGCATGCGCCAGATGCTGGACCACGCCGCCGAGTTCGGTTACGGCGTTCCGGCTTTCAACGTCAACAACCTCGAGCAGATGCGCGCCATCATGGAAGCGGCCGACAAGACCGACTCCCCGGTGATCGTCCAGGCCTCGGCCGGTGCCCGCAAATACGCCGGTGCCCCGTTCCTGCGCCACCTGATCCTGGCCGCCATCGAAGAATTCCCGCACATCCCGGTGTGCATGCACCAGGACCACGGCACCAGCCCAGACGTCTGCCAACGCTCCATCCAGCTGGGCTTCAGCTCGGTCATGATGGACGGTTCGCTCGGCGAAGACGGCAAGACCCCGACCGACTACGAGTACAACGTCCGCGTTACTCAGCAGACCGTTGCCATGGCCCATGCCTGCGGCGTTTCGGTCGAAGGCGAACTGGGTTGCCTGGGTTCGCTGGAAACCGGCATGGCCGGTGAAGAAGACGGCATCGGTGCCGAAGGCGTGCTGGATCACAGCCAGATGCTGACCGACCCGGAAGAAGCCGCTGACTTCGTCAAGAAGACTCAGGTCGACGCCCTGGCTATCGCCATCGGTACCAGCCACGGTGCTTACAAGTTCACCAAGCCTCCAACCGGTGACGTGCTGGCCATCGACCGCATCAAGGAAATCCACAAGCGCATCCCTAACACCCACCTGGTGATGCACGGTTCCTCGTCGGTTCCGCAAGAGTGGCTGGCCATCATCAACCAGTACGGCGGCGACATCAAAGAAACCTACGGCGTACCGGTTGAAGAAATCGTCGAAGGCATCAAGCACGGCGTGCGTAAGGTCAACATCGACACCGACCTGCGCCTGGCCTCCACCGGCGCCATGCGTCGCCTGATGGCGCAGAACCCGAGCGAGTTCGACCCACGCAAGTTCTTCGGTGAAACCGTCAAAGCCATGCGTGACGTGTGCATCGCCCGTTACGAAGCCTTCGGCACCGCCGGCAATGCCTCGAAGATCAAGCCGATCTCCCTGGAAGGCATGTTCCAGCGTTACCTCAAAGGTGAGCTGGCCGCCAAGGTCAACTGA
- a CDS encoding MliC family protein: MKALLASMALAILAGCSLLQPAQPAPSDNWTRWVCDTQTEVLWRFADAQRDQVDVRLGGGDQVYRLKSEPGASGALYSDGVLAFHTKGEEGLVYWVATNDLIGRGCKAP; encoded by the coding sequence ATGAAAGCGCTGCTGGCCTCGATGGCCCTGGCGATACTTGCAGGATGCTCGCTGCTGCAACCGGCGCAGCCCGCGCCGTCGGACAACTGGACCCGCTGGGTCTGCGACACCCAGACCGAAGTGCTCTGGCGCTTCGCCGATGCCCAGCGTGACCAGGTCGACGTACGCCTCGGCGGCGGTGACCAGGTCTACCGGCTCAAGTCCGAGCCAGGTGCCTCCGGCGCGCTGTACAGCGATGGCGTGCTGGCCTTCCACACCAAGGGCGAAGAAGGCCTGGTGTACTGGGTGGCGACGAACGATCTGATTGGGCGGGGCTGCAAGGCACCGTGA
- a CDS encoding phosphoglycerate kinase codes for MTVLKMTDLDLQGKRVLIREDLNVPVKDGVVASDARILAALPTIKLALEKGAAVMVCSHLGRPTEGEFSAENSLKPVADYLSKALGREVPLVADYLDGVEVKAGDVVLFENVRFNKGEKKNADELAQKYAALCDVFVMDAFGTAHRAEGSTHGVAKFAKVAAAGPLLAAELDALGKALKAPAKPMAAIVAGSKVSTKLDVLNSLSTVCDQLIVGGGIANTFLAAAGHPVGKSLYEPDLVDTAKAIAAKVSVPLPVDVVVAKEFAESAEATVKAIADVAADDMILDIGPQTAANFAELLKSSKTILWNGPVGVFEFDQFGNGTKVLAKAIADSAAFSIAGGGDTLAAIDKYGVGADISYISTGGGAFLEFVEGKVLPAVAILEERAKA; via the coding sequence ATGACCGTGTTGAAGATGACCGACCTCGACCTGCAAGGAAAGCGCGTGTTGATCCGCGAAGACCTCAACGTCCCTGTGAAGGACGGTGTGGTAGCCAGCGACGCGCGTATCCTGGCAGCGCTGCCGACCATCAAGCTGGCCCTGGAAAAGGGCGCGGCGGTAATGGTCTGCTCGCACCTGGGCCGCCCGACCGAGGGTGAGTTCTCTGCCGAGAACAGCCTCAAGCCGGTTGCCGACTACCTGAGCAAGGCCCTGGGCCGCGAAGTGCCGCTGGTCGCCGATTACCTGGACGGCGTCGAGGTCAAGGCCGGTGACGTGGTGCTGTTCGAGAACGTGCGCTTCAACAAGGGCGAGAAAAAGAACGCCGACGAGCTGGCGCAGAAGTACGCAGCCCTGTGCGATGTATTCGTCATGGACGCCTTCGGCACTGCCCACCGCGCTGAGGGTTCGACCCACGGTGTCGCCAAGTTCGCCAAGGTCGCCGCTGCCGGCCCGCTGCTGGCTGCCGAGCTGGACGCCCTGGGCAAGGCCCTGAAGGCCCCGGCCAAGCCGATGGCGGCCATCGTTGCCGGCTCCAAGGTTTCCACCAAGCTGGATGTACTGAACAGCCTGAGCACGGTCTGTGACCAGCTGATCGTCGGTGGCGGCATCGCCAACACCTTCCTGGCTGCCGCTGGCCACCCGGTTGGCAAGTCGCTGTACGAGCCTGACCTGGTCGACACCGCCAAGGCCATCGCCGCCAAGGTCAGCGTACCGCTGCCAGTGGACGTGGTGGTTGCCAAGGAATTCGCCGAGAGCGCTGAAGCCACCGTCAAGGCCATCGCTGACGTGGCCGCTGACGACATGATCCTGGACATCGGCCCGCAAACCGCGGCCAACTTCGCCGAGCTGCTGAAGTCGTCCAAGACCATCCTGTGGAACGGCCCGGTTGGCGTGTTCGAATTCGACCAGTTCGGCAACGGCACCAAGGTGCTGGCCAAGGCCATCGCCGACAGCGCCGCGTTCTCCATCGCCGGTGGCGGTGACACCCTGGCAGCCATCGACAAATATGGCGTTGGCGCCGATATCTCCTACATTTCTACCGGTGGCGGTGCGTTCCTCGAGTTCGTCGAGGGCAAGGTCCTGCCTGCCGTGGCAATCCTGGAAGAGCGGGCCAAGGCCTGA
- the epd gene encoding erythrose-4-phosphate dehydrogenase translates to MPHPRPYKVALNGYGRIGRCVLRALFERGATAGFEIVALNDLADQASVEYLTRFDSTHGRFPGEVKVDGDCLHINGDCVKVMRSATPEGVDWASLGIDLVLECSGAYHTRADGQRFLDAGAPRVLFSQPMASESDVDATVVYGINQDCLTGGERLVSNASCTTNCGVPLLRVLDQAFGIEYVQITTIHSAMNDQPVIDAYHHEDLRRTRSAFQSVIPVSTGLARGIERLLPELAGRIQAKAVRVPTVNVSCLDITLQTARDTSAAEVNRVLREAALEGPLKGLLAYTELPHASCDFNHDPHSAIVDASQTRVSGPRLVNLLAWFDNEWGFANRMLDVAEHFLHVVHPTRTKQP, encoded by the coding sequence ATGCCCCATCCGCGTCCCTACAAAGTTGCACTCAACGGTTACGGCCGCATCGGCCGCTGTGTCCTGCGCGCACTGTTCGAGCGAGGGGCGACGGCCGGTTTTGAAATCGTTGCGCTGAACGACCTGGCCGACCAGGCCAGCGTGGAATACCTGACTCGTTTCGACTCCACCCACGGGCGTTTCCCCGGTGAGGTGAAGGTCGACGGCGATTGTCTGCATATCAATGGCGACTGCGTGAAAGTAATGCGCAGCGCCACCCCCGAGGGTGTCGACTGGGCCTCCCTGGGCATCGACCTGGTGCTGGAGTGCTCCGGTGCCTACCACACCCGTGCCGATGGCCAGCGCTTCCTGGATGCCGGTGCGCCGCGGGTCTTGTTCTCCCAGCCCATGGCCAGCGAGTCGGATGTGGACGCCACGGTGGTCTACGGTATCAACCAGGATTGCCTGACTGGCGGCGAGCGTCTGGTGTCCAACGCTTCCTGCACCACCAACTGCGGCGTGCCGCTGTTGCGTGTGCTGGACCAGGCGTTCGGTATCGAGTACGTACAGATCACCACCATTCACTCGGCGATGAACGACCAGCCGGTGATCGACGCCTACCACCACGAAGACCTGCGCCGCACGCGCTCTGCCTTCCAGTCGGTGATACCGGTGTCCACTGGCCTTGCCCGTGGTATCGAGCGCCTGCTTCCGGAACTTGCCGGGCGAATTCAGGCCAAAGCGGTACGCGTGCCGACCGTGAACGTGTCGTGCCTGGACATCACCCTGCAGACCGCCCGCGATACCAGCGCGGCCGAGGTCAACCGGGTGCTGCGCGAGGCGGCGCTGGAGGGCCCGTTGAAAGGTTTGCTGGCCTATACCGAGCTGCCGCACGCCAGCTGTGACTTTAACCATGACCCGCATTCGGCCATCGTCGATGCCAGCCAGACCCGCGTTTCAGGCCCTCGCCTGGTCAACCTGCTGGCGTGGTTCGACAACGAATGGGGGTTCGCCAACCGTATGCTCGACGTTGCCGAACATTTTCTGCACGTCGTTCACCCAACCCGCACCAAACAGCCCTGA
- the tkt gene encoding transketolase: MPSRRERANAIRALSMDAVQKANSGHPGAPMGMADIAEVLWRDYLKHNPSNPNFADRDRFVLSNGHGSMLIYSLLHLTGYDVNIDDLKAFRQLHSRTPGHPEYGYTPGVETTTGPLGQGIANAVGFALAEKVLAAQFNREGHNIVDHNTYVFLGDGCMMEGISHEVASLAGTLGLNKLIAFYDDNGISIDGEVHGWFTDNTPARFEAYNWQVIRNVDGHDADEIKMAIETARKSDRPTLICCKTIIGFGSPNKQGKEDCHGAPLGNDEIALARKELNWNHGPFEIPADIYAEWDAKAAGAKAEAEWNKRFDAYAAAFPELAAEFKRRESGELPADFAEKAQAYINEVAAKGETIASRKASQNALNAFGPLLPEFLGGSADLAGSNLTLWKGCKGVEAGDASGNYVFYGVREFGMTAIMNGVALHGGLVPYGATFLMFMEYARNAVRMSALMKQRVIHVYTHDSIGLGEDGPTHQPIEQLTSLRSTPNLDTWRPADAVESAVSWKAALERKDGPSALIFSRQNLQHQDRDAQQIADIARGGYVLKDCAGEPELILISTGSEVGLATQAYAKLTEQGRKVRVVSMPCTSVFDAQDAAYKQSVLPLEVGARIAIEAAHADFWYKYVGLEGRIIGMTTYGESAPAGALFEEFGFTLDNILGTAEELLED; the protein is encoded by the coding sequence ATGCCCAGCCGTCGTGAGCGTGCCAACGCCATTCGTGCCCTCAGCATGGATGCCGTGCAAAAGGCCAACAGCGGCCACCCAGGTGCCCCCATGGGCATGGCGGATATCGCCGAAGTGCTTTGGCGCGATTACCTGAAGCACAACCCGAGCAACCCGAATTTCGCCGACCGCGACCGCTTCGTGCTGTCCAACGGCCACGGCTCGATGCTGATCTACTCGCTGCTGCACCTGACCGGCTATGACGTCAACATCGACGATCTCAAGGCCTTCCGCCAGCTGCACAGCCGCACCCCGGGCCACCCGGAATACGGCTACACCCCGGGCGTCGAGACCACCACCGGTCCGCTGGGCCAGGGCATCGCCAACGCCGTGGGCTTCGCCCTGGCGGAAAAAGTGCTGGCAGCCCAGTTCAACCGTGAAGGCCACAACATCGTCGACCACAACACTTACGTGTTCCTGGGCGACGGCTGCATGATGGAAGGTATCTCCCACGAAGTCGCCTCGCTGGCCGGCACCCTGGGCCTGAACAAGCTGATCGCCTTCTACGACGACAATGGCATTTCCATTGACGGCGAAGTGCACGGCTGGTTCACCGACAACACCCCGGCGCGTTTCGAAGCTTACAACTGGCAGGTGATCCGCAACGTCGACGGTCACGACGCCGACGAAATCAAGATGGCCATCGAGACCGCTCGCAAGAGCGACCGTCCGACCTTGATCTGCTGCAAGACCATCATCGGTTTCGGCTCGCCGAACAAGCAGGGTAAAGAGGACTGCCACGGCGCTCCGCTGGGCAACGACGAAATCGCCCTGGCCCGCAAGGAACTGAACTGGAACCACGGCCCGTTCGAAATCCCGGCTGACATCTATGCCGAGTGGGACGCCAAGGCCGCTGGCGCCAAGGCCGAGGCTGAGTGGAACAAGCGCTTCGACGCTTACGCCGCCGCCTTCCCAGAGCTGGCTGCCGAGTTCAAGCGCCGTGAAAGCGGTGAGCTGCCGGCCGACTTCGCCGAGAAGGCCCAGGCCTACATCAATGAAGTGGCTGCCAAAGGCGAAACCATCGCCAGCCGTAAAGCCAGCCAGAATGCCCTGAACGCATTCGGCCCGCTGCTGCCGGAATTCCTCGGCGGTTCGGCCGACCTGGCCGGCTCCAACCTGACCCTGTGGAAAGGTTGCAAGGGCGTTGAAGCCGGTGATGCCAGCGGCAACTACGTGTTCTACGGCGTGCGTGAATTCGGTATGACCGCCATCATGAACGGCGTCGCCCTGCACGGCGGCCTGGTGCCTTACGGCGCTACCTTCCTGATGTTCATGGAATACGCCCGCAACGCCGTGCGCATGTCGGCACTGATGAAGCAGCGCGTGATCCACGTCTACACCCACGACTCCATCGGTCTGGGCGAAGACGGCCCGACTCACCAGCCGATCGAGCAACTGACCAGCCTGCGCAGCACGCCGAACCTGGACACCTGGCGCCCAGCCGACGCGGTCGAATCCGCCGTCTCCTGGAAAGCCGCGCTGGAGCGTAAGGACGGCCCATCGGCGCTGATCTTCTCGCGTCAGAACCTGCAGCACCAGGACCGCGACGCCCAGCAGATCGCCGACATCGCCCGTGGCGGTTACGTCCTCAAAGACTGCGCCGGCGAGCCTGAGCTGATCCTGATCTCCACTGGCTCCGAAGTTGGCCTGGCCACCCAGGCTTACGCCAAGCTGACCGAGCAGGGCCGCAAGGTTCGCGTCGTTTCGATGCCGTGCACCAGCGTCTTCGACGCTCAGGACGCTGCCTACAAGCAGTCGGTGCTGCCGCTGGAAGTCGGTGCGCGTATCGCCATCGAAGCTGCCCATGCTGACTTCTGGTACAAGTACGTTGGCCTGGAAGGTCGTATCATCGGCATGACTACCTACGGTGAGTCGGCTCCGGCTGGCGCACTGTTCGAGGAGTTCGGCTTCACCCTGGACAACATCCTGGGTACCGCTGAAGAGCTGCTGGAAGACTAA
- a CDS encoding metalloregulator ArsR/SmtB family transcription factor translates to MNLRAQPISIQRSDTLAALCKASGDELRLNVLRALASDSFGVLELAQIFDIGQSGMSHHLKVLAQAELVATRREGNAIFYRRALPDSLRPGGRLHAALLEEVDDLALPEAVLARIAQVQQRRAATSQDFFQRVEEKFRAQQDLIAGLPQYRESLLALLDNLSFTPTASALEVGPGDGGFLPDLARRFTQVTAMDNSPTMLELARQVCEREGLGNVNLQLADALGATDVEADCVVLNMVLHHFSDPAQALCQLAKRVKAGGSLLVTELCSHDQSWAREACGDLWLGFEQDDLARWANAAGLTPGDSLYVGLRNGFQIQVRHFQRTAGDTHHR, encoded by the coding sequence ATGAACCTACGTGCGCAGCCCATTTCCATTCAGCGAAGCGACACACTGGCTGCCCTGTGCAAAGCCAGTGGTGACGAGCTGCGCCTGAATGTCCTGCGTGCACTGGCCAGCGACTCGTTCGGGGTGCTGGAGTTGGCGCAGATCTTCGACATCGGCCAGTCCGGCATGAGCCACCACCTCAAGGTGCTGGCCCAGGCAGAACTGGTGGCCACCCGCCGCGAAGGCAATGCCATCTTCTACCGTCGAGCCCTGCCTGACAGCCTTCGGCCAGGCGGTCGCCTGCATGCGGCGCTGCTCGAAGAGGTCGACGACCTGGCCCTGCCGGAGGCCGTATTGGCCCGAATCGCCCAGGTGCAACAACGTCGCGCGGCCACCAGCCAGGACTTTTTCCAGCGGGTGGAAGAAAAGTTCCGTGCCCAGCAAGACCTGATCGCCGGGCTGCCGCAGTACCGCGAAAGCCTGTTGGCGCTGCTCGACAATCTCAGCTTCACGCCCACGGCCAGTGCTCTGGAAGTCGGCCCCGGGGACGGTGGTTTCCTGCCCGACCTGGCTCGCCGCTTCACCCAGGTCACCGCCATGGACAACAGCCCGACCATGCTCGAGCTGGCTCGCCAGGTCTGCGAACGCGAAGGCCTGGGTAATGTAAATCTGCAGTTGGCCGATGCACTGGGTGCAACGGATGTGGAAGCCGACTGCGTTGTGCTGAACATGGTCCTGCACCATTTCAGCGACCCGGCCCAGGCCTTGTGCCAGTTGGCCAAACGGGTGAAGGCCGGCGGCAGCCTGCTGGTCACCGAGCTGTGCAGCCATGACCAGAGCTGGGCGCGGGAAGCCTGCGGCGACCTCTGGCTGGGCTTCGAGCAGGACGACCTGGCCCGCTGGGCCAATGCTGCCGGGCTGACACCCGGGGACAGCCTCTATGTAGGCTTGCGTAACGGTTTCCAGATTCAGGTCCGACATTTCCAGCGGACGGCTGGCGACACTCACCATCGGTAA
- the metK gene encoding methionine adenosyltransferase: MSEYSLFTSESVSEGHPDKIADQISDAVLDAIIAQDKYARVACETLVKTGVAIIAGEVTTSAWVDLEDLVRNVIIDIGYNSSDVGFDGATCAVMNIIGKQSVDIAQGVDRSRPEDQGAGDQGLMFGYASNETDVLMPAPICFSHRLVERQAEARKSHLLPWLRPDAKSQVTCRYENGKVVGIDAVVLSTQHNPEISQKDLQEAVMELIVKHTLPAELLHKDTQYHINPTGNFIIGGPVGDCGLTGRKIIVDSYGGMARHGGGAFSGKDPSKVDRSAAYAGRYVAKNIVAAGLAERCEIQVSYAIGVAQPTSISINTFGTGKVSDDKIIQLVRECFDLRPYAITKMLDLLHPMYQETAAYGHFGRTPQQKTVGDDTFTTFTWERTDRAQSLRDAAGL; encoded by the coding sequence ATGAGCGAATACTCCCTTTTCACCTCCGAGTCCGTGTCCGAAGGGCATCCGGACAAGATCGCCGACCAGATTTCCGACGCGGTCCTGGACGCCATCATCGCCCAGGACAAATACGCTCGCGTAGCCTGTGAAACACTGGTCAAGACCGGTGTCGCCATCATCGCCGGCGAAGTCACCACTTCCGCCTGGGTCGACCTGGAAGACCTGGTGCGTAACGTCATCATCGACATCGGCTACAACAGCTCCGACGTCGGCTTCGACGGCGCCACCTGCGCCGTGATGAACATCATCGGCAAGCAGTCGGTGGACATCGCCCAAGGTGTTGACCGCTCCCGTCCGGAAGACCAGGGCGCAGGCGACCAAGGCCTGATGTTCGGCTACGCCAGCAACGAAACCGACGTGCTGATGCCTGCCCCGATCTGCTTCTCGCACCGTCTGGTCGAGCGCCAGGCCGAGGCGCGCAAGTCGCACCTGCTGCCATGGCTGCGCCCGGACGCCAAGTCCCAGGTCACCTGCCGCTACGAAAACGGCAAGGTCGTCGGTATCGACGCGGTCGTTCTGTCGACCCAGCACAACCCCGAGATCTCGCAGAAAGACCTGCAAGAAGCGGTGATGGAGCTGATCGTCAAGCACACTCTGCCGGCCGAACTGCTGCACAAAGACACCCAGTACCACATCAACCCGACCGGCAACTTCATCATCGGTGGCCCGGTAGGTGACTGCGGCCTGACCGGTCGCAAGATCATCGTCGACTCGTACGGCGGCATGGCCCGTCACGGTGGTGGTGCGTTCTCCGGCAAGGACCCGTCCAAGGTCGACCGCTCCGCCGCCTACGCTGGCCGCTACGTGGCCAAGAACATCGTTGCCGCCGGCCTGGCCGAGCGCTGCGAGATCCAGGTTTCCTACGCCATTGGCGTGGCCCAGCCGACTTCCATCTCGATCAACACCTTCGGTACCGGCAAGGTCTCCGACGACAAGATCATCCAGCTGGTGCGCGAGTGCTTCGACCTGCGTCCGTACGCCATCACCAAGATGCTCGACCTGCTGCACCCGATGTACCAGGAAACCGCTGCCTACGGTCACTTCGGCCGTACTCCGCAGCAGAAGACTGTCGGCGACGACACCTTCACCACCTTCACCTGGGAGCGCACCGACCGCGCCCAGTCGCTGCGTGACGCTGCCGGTCTGTAA
- the ligB gene encoding NAD-dependent DNA ligase LigB: MLLIRLLLSLLLLQAHGAFATPCHEWPVTQAKAEIAKLRDTLAGWDDHYHRLGQAQVADELYDQSRLRLERLEACVVNLEARPDPLASSRGPIPHPIPHTGVDKLNDQAAAEHWLAGKTGVWVQPKVDGVAVSLVYRQGQLVRLLSRGDGVQGHDWSRHIPHLGKITRQLPKTVDLVLQGELYQRLEGHVQAEAGSVNARGTVAGLLARQQLTPEQGAGIGLFVWDWPQGPSNQAERAQQLAALGFPDSQRFSKAIDQPEDAIHWRQYWYRSPLPFATDGIILRQDNRPPAERWQARAPYWIAAWKYPYSQVLASVREVRFRIGRTGRVTPILHLTPVRLDDRLISQVSLGSLKRWQTLDIRPGDQVAISLAGLTIPRFEQVVHRAVERRPVAPPAQGQYHAYSCWRASDDCQEQFIARLTWLSGRSGLAMPGVGPGTWRRLVQSGLVNSITDWLTLDTQRLAQVPGISESTARRLQNGFEVGRSRPFGQWLRGLGIPAPGNLTMDADWSTLASRPASDWQALPDIGETRSKQLAGFFMDKELQAIAAQLGEIGINGFTISDALIQ; this comes from the coding sequence ATGCTGCTCATACGCTTGCTGCTCTCACTGTTGCTGCTTCAGGCCCACGGGGCCTTCGCCACCCCATGCCACGAATGGCCAGTGACACAGGCCAAGGCCGAAATCGCTAAGTTGCGCGACACCCTGGCAGGCTGGGATGACCACTACCACCGCCTGGGCCAGGCACAGGTCGCCGATGAGCTCTATGACCAGAGTCGACTGCGCCTGGAACGGCTGGAAGCCTGTGTCGTCAATCTCGAAGCTCGCCCTGATCCTCTGGCAAGTTCTAGAGGCCCCATTCCCCACCCCATCCCACACACCGGCGTCGACAAACTCAACGACCAGGCCGCCGCCGAACACTGGCTGGCCGGGAAGACGGGGGTTTGGGTACAGCCCAAGGTTGACGGGGTCGCCGTCTCGCTGGTTTACCGCCAGGGCCAACTGGTCCGTCTGCTTAGCCGAGGCGATGGCGTCCAAGGCCATGACTGGAGCCGTCACATCCCTCACCTCGGGAAGATCACCCGGCAACTGCCCAAGACCGTTGACCTGGTGCTGCAAGGTGAGCTGTACCAGCGCCTGGAAGGTCACGTTCAGGCCGAAGCAGGCAGCGTCAACGCCCGGGGGACCGTCGCCGGCCTGCTGGCGCGCCAGCAGTTGACCCCCGAGCAAGGCGCCGGCATCGGGTTGTTCGTGTGGGATTGGCCACAGGGGCCTTCCAACCAAGCCGAACGCGCGCAGCAACTGGCTGCCTTGGGTTTTCCGGACAGCCAACGCTTCAGCAAGGCTATCGACCAACCAGAGGATGCCATTCACTGGCGACAGTACTGGTACCGCTCCCCGCTGCCCTTTGCCACCGACGGAATAATTCTGCGCCAAGACAACCGACCTCCTGCCGAACGCTGGCAGGCCAGGGCACCCTACTGGATTGCCGCGTGGAAGTACCCCTACTCGCAAGTGCTGGCCTCGGTTCGCGAGGTCCGTTTCCGCATCGGGCGCACAGGCAGGGTCACACCGATATTGCACCTGACCCCCGTACGCCTGGATGACCGGCTTATCAGCCAGGTAAGCCTGGGCTCGCTGAAACGCTGGCAGACACTGGATATCCGCCCCGGCGACCAGGTCGCCATCAGCCTTGCCGGGCTGACCATTCCGCGCTTCGAGCAAGTAGTGCACCGCGCCGTCGAGCGCCGACCGGTCGCCCCACCCGCGCAGGGGCAATATCACGCTTACAGCTGCTGGCGAGCGAGCGACGATTGCCAAGAGCAATTCATTGCCAGGCTGACTTGGCTCAGTGGCCGCAGCGGGCTGGCCATGCCTGGTGTCGGGCCTGGGACCTGGCGACGCCTGGTGCAAAGCGGGCTGGTGAACTCGATTACGGACTGGCTGACGCTGGATACCCAACGATTGGCGCAAGTGCCGGGCATCAGCGAATCAACTGCCAGGCGGCTACAAAACGGCTTCGAAGTCGGCCGCTCGCGCCCCTTTGGCCAATGGCTGCGCGGGCTAGGCATACCCGCACCGGGCAACCTGACAATGGACGCCGATTGGTCGACGCTGGCCAGTCGACCTGCCAGTGATTGGCAAGCATTGCCAGACATTGGTGAAACTCGCTCAAAACAGCTCGCCGGCTTCTTCATGGACAAGGAGCTTCAAGCCATAGCCGCTCAGCTAGGGGAGATTGGAATCAATGGATTCACGATCAGTGACGCGCTTATTCAATAA
- a CDS encoding DUF1090 domain-containing protein — protein sequence MKRVSTLVLLATLGLVAGAAQAAQPDDGLTGCAAKRSAIENQLKIARDHGNNDQVAGLEEALRGVDNCTDASLRKEREQKVLDARHEVAQREKDLKKAEKKGDAEKINKRKDKLAESRKELQEAVDELDH from the coding sequence ATGAAACGCGTTTCCACCCTCGTCCTGCTGGCAACACTCGGCCTGGTGGCCGGCGCCGCACAGGCCGCACAGCCAGATGACGGCCTGACCGGTTGCGCCGCCAAGCGCAGCGCCATCGAGAATCAACTGAAAATTGCCCGCGATCACGGCAACAATGATCAGGTGGCGGGCCTGGAGGAGGCCCTGCGCGGGGTTGATAACTGCACCGACGCCAGCCTGCGTAAAGAGCGCGAACAGAAAGTGCTCGATGCACGCCATGAAGTGGCGCAACGCGAGAAAGACCTGAAGAAAGCCGAGAAGAAAGGCGACGCGGAAAAAATCAACAAGCGCAAGGACAAGCTTGCGGAATCCAGGAAGGAACTACAGGAAGCAGTGGACGAGCTGGACCACTGA
- a CDS encoding c-type cytochrome, translated as MFKCFTAVLLISLSLVACDRVDPNSPLGQRKAIFKQMLKTSEDMGGMLRGRLPFDGVKFADGAVKLDGLAHAPWQHFPQVKDEGESSARPEVWERQARFHDLAMQLEGVTGELVGATRVQPLDATQLKAPMDKVEAACKACHTEFRNH; from the coding sequence ATGTTCAAATGTTTCACAGCCGTGTTGCTGATCAGCCTGTCCCTGGTGGCCTGCGACCGTGTCGATCCTAACTCACCCTTGGGGCAGCGCAAGGCGATCTTCAAGCAGATGCTCAAGACCAGCGAAGACATGGGCGGCATGCTGCGCGGACGGTTGCCGTTCGATGGGGTGAAGTTTGCCGACGGGGCGGTCAAGCTCGATGGTCTGGCCCATGCGCCATGGCAGCATTTTCCGCAGGTCAAGGATGAAGGGGAAAGTAGTGCGCGGCCTGAGGTCTGGGAGCGACAGGCGCGGTTTCATGACTTGGCCATGCAGCTGGAAGGTGTGACCGGGGAGTTGGTGGGGGCCACTCGTGTGCAGCCGTTGGATGCTACACAGCTAAAGGCGCCGATGGACAAGGTCGAGGCAGCCTGTAAGGCCTGTCACACAGAGTTTCGCAATCATTGA